TTTACAAACTCTTTTCGTATCTTTTCACAGGCCAATCGCATTCTCCCTAAAGCTGTGTTAATGGTACATCCCGTAATCTCTGCAATATCTTTAAAGGGAACACCTCCCATTTCTCGCATGAGGAAAACCTCTTTTTGCTCAACGGAGATATCCTCAAGTACATGGTTTACCAACTCCCTTACCCGTCCATCTGCGGTACTGCTCAAGGGGTCTTGAATCCGACTTCCCACCGCTTGAGAAGCTTCATCTTGATATTTATTCACCACCTTCTCATGGCGAATGTAATCGATGGTCTTTTTGTGAGCAATTCCAAAAAGCCAACTTAAAAAACTTCTATTTCGTTCAAACCGATCTATGGAGTTTAGAGCGGATATGAACGTATCCTGCAGCAGATCCTCTGCAACGTTTCGATCCTTTACCATGCGCAGTATTAAACTGAACACTTTATGCTTATACTCATCATAGAGCTTGGTAAAGGCCTTTACATTTTTGTTGTCAAGCCAATCCGCTACATACTCTTTTTCTGTAAAGTTTTCGTTTTTCATACGCCCCATATTACGATTTCGTTACTGAAGTAATTATTTATTTCCTAATATACATAGGGGCACATAGTATTTTAGCGAGGAATCTATGAGAAAGGAATGTATGAGCTCTTTTCAAAGAGATACCGTTTCTGTACTTCTTGGTGAACCACGTCGCGCTGTACGCATTCTTTCCATCCCCATAGCCTTTTCACTGCTTATACAAACCTTATACAATATTGTTGATGGAATATGGGTTTCGGGCATCCCTGAATATGGCGATGATGCCCTTGCCGCTGTAGGGGTGTTTTTTCCTGTTTTTATGATTCTCATGGCCTTTGCAAGCGGCATCGGTATCGGCGGAGGTGCGGCTATCTCACGAAAGATTGGCGAAAAGAAATCCGGAGATGCCGGTGGGGCGGCCGTATTGACCTACCTTCTTACCGGAGCAATACTGACCCTCCTCATTCTGGGAATACTCCCCGTCTTTCGACCAATCATGGTGGGTATTGCCGGCTGTGAGACCATTGGTGAAATGGCATATCGATACGGGAGAATACTCCTTCTGGGCTCCCCCTTTCTTGCCTTTACCATCATCTCCAATGCAATCTTAAAAGCTGAGGGAGATGCAAAACGATCCATGCTCCTCATGTCAGCAGCCTCCCTCATTAATATCGGAGCTGACCCCCTGTTTATCTATACCTTTGATCTGGGATATACGGGAGCGGCATGGGCCACGGTCTTCTCCTTTGCCTGTGCTGCTGCTCTCAGCGGGTACTGGCTGTGGATCCGTCAGGACACGCACATTACCTTCACAGTGAAAACAGAAACACCCAAAAGTACAATTATCGGGGATATACTCCGCGTGGGAATCCCCACCGCCCTTGCTCAAACTGCTATATCCGTGGCTGCCGCTGGCATTATGCGCCTCATAACCCTTGTGGGAGATGGAGCACATCTTGCAGCATATACCAGCTGTTGGCGGGTCCTCATGTTTATTAATATTCCGGCCTTCGGTCTTGCCGGAGCCACTCTTTCTGTTATTGGAGCAGCCTACGGAGAAGAAAACCCCGCAAAAATGAAGAGCGCCTACTTCTATGCCATACAAACGGGGCTCAAAATTCAAGGGGTACTCGCCCTCTGTGTGTTTCTCTTTGCAGAGCACATCGCCCTGATATTCTCCTACGCAGATGATTCTGCCCACCTGCGTCCTCTCATTGCAACAATTCTCCGCTATCTCTCTCCCGTGTTTGCCTTCTCTCCCATGGGTATTATTACCTCTGCCATGTTTCGATCCATTAAACGGGGAGGGCGCTCTCTTGTTGCCTCCCTTCTTCGCACGGTTATACTTCAGCTCTTTTTTCATGGCTCTTTGCCATACACTTTTCCCACGGTGTTACGGGAATATGGCTTGGCATTACCCTGGGAAATCTTCTGGCAATCATGATTATTTTTCTCTGGGGAAGTCTTACCATGCACTGTCTGGCAAAAACAGAAAACCTTCGTGGGGGTACAGCTCCGCCCAGCCTTTGCCATGAACCCTTCCCCACGCACCGCCCCCTGATTTCTCACGCAGAAGAAGAGTAAATTCCTTCTTCAAACAACGATCCTCTGTAATACCAGTGGGATACAGAGAAATATGTCGGTCTTGGGGTAAAAAGTTATTATTTCATAGAGATCTATGGTATACATACAGAGTGAGGATTGTGTTCCTGCAACAGGAAGCACTCCTACGCATACACAAAGGTACGTCTATGTTTTTCAAAGGGGTAAACCATGACGACAATCAAAAAAGCTGTTTTTACTGTACTCATTCTCTCAACGGGGCTGCTTCTTTCATGCGGTGACTCAACGGGGCCGTCAGACAGAAGCAATAGAGATATTCTGAAGAACAATGACTGGAGAGCCATTCGGGTTGTGGAACAGGGTGATACCACTCACTGGTATGACGATACACTCCAGATTATCGAATTTTATAATGGAACATTACGCGTTCATATGAATTTTGGTGAATACCATATCGATGAACAAAGCTATGACCATATTACGGATAGTACCATAACAGGAGAAGATATAGCA
The Chitinivibrio alkaliphilus ACht1 DNA segment above includes these coding regions:
- a CDS encoding RNA polymerase sigma factor, translated to MKNENFTEKEYVADWLDNKNVKAFTKLYDEYKHKVFSLILRMVKDRNVAEDLLQDTFISALNSIDRFERNRSFLSWLFGIAHKKTIDYIRHEKVVNKYQDEASQAVGSRIQDPLSSTADGRVRELVNHVLEDISVEQKEVFLMREMGGVPFKDIAEITGCTINTALGRMRLACEKIRKEFVKRGYYEV
- a CDS encoding MATE family efflux transporter codes for the protein MRKECMSSFQRDTVSVLLGEPRRAVRILSIPIAFSLLIQTLYNIVDGIWVSGIPEYGDDALAAVGVFFPVFMILMAFASGIGIGGGAAISRKIGEKKSGDAGGAAVLTYLLTGAILTLLILGILPVFRPIMVGIAGCETIGEMAYRYGRILLLGSPFLAFTIISNAILKAEGDAKRSMLLMSAASLINIGADPLFIYTFDLGYTGAAWATVFSFACAAALSGYWLWIRQDTHITFTVKTETPKSTIIGDILRVGIPTALAQTAISVAAAGIMRLITLVGDGAHLAAYTSCWRVLMFINIPAFGLAGATLSVIGAAYGEENPAKMKSAYFYAIQTGLKIQGVLALCVFLFAEHIALIFSYADDSAHLRPLIATILRYLSPVFAFSPMGIITSAMFRSIKRGGRSLVASLLRTVILQLFFHGSLPYTFPTVLREYGLALPWEIFWQS